The following are from one region of the Paenibacillus sp. JZ16 genome:
- a CDS encoding DsrE/DsrF/DrsH-like family protein, with the protein MTETKKTTIVLFSGDYDKAMAAYIIANGAAAYDHEVTIFHTFWGLNALRKDEDVMLPKKKSFIEKMFGKMMPRGSDNMGLSKMNFAGMGPKMIKDVIKKHNAVPLPQLIEMAQEQDIKLVACTMTMDLLGLQQEELFDGIEYAGVAAYLGDAQDGHVNLFI; encoded by the coding sequence GTGACGGAAACAAAAAAGACAACGATTGTATTATTCAGCGGCGATTATGACAAAGCCATGGCCGCCTATATCATCGCGAACGGCGCTGCCGCTTATGACCATGAGGTGACGATATTTCATACCTTCTGGGGACTGAACGCACTGCGTAAGGACGAGGATGTCATGCTGCCCAAGAAAAAAAGTTTCATCGAGAAGATGTTTGGGAAAATGATGCCGCGCGGATCCGATAACATGGGTCTTTCCAAAATGAATTTTGCCGGGATGGGTCCAAAAATGATCAAGGATGTGATCAAGAAACACAACGCCGTTCCGCTGCCGCAATTGATCGAGATGGCGCAGGAGCAGGACATCAAGCTTGTTGCATGCACCATGACGATGGATCTGCTTGGGCTGCAGCAAGAAGAACTGTTTGACGGCATTGAGTATGCGGGGGTTGCTGCGTATTTGGGCGATGCTCAGGATGGCCATGTTAACTTGTTCATTTAA
- a CDS encoding CoA-disulfide reductase translates to MGKKILIVGGVAGGASAAARLRRLDEDSAIVLVERGEYISFANCGLPYYIGETITDRDKLMVQTVPGLSRRYELDIRNLSEVTSILRDEKMVTIKNLITGETYTEGYDYLILSPGAKPITPDIRGLTGSPNVFTLRNIPDTDRIKQYVDEVQPKEAVIVGGGFIGLEMAENLADRGVQVTVIEMANQVMAPLDYEMAAIVQSHLKEKEVRLILEDGIKGFHEGGQQIELTSGKRISTEMTLLSIGVQPESLLASAAGLPVNDRGAIQVNEYMQTADPSIYAIGDAIEVKDYVLQSQAFIPLAGPANRQGRLVADHIYGKTNGYKGTLGSSIAKVFDLTVAATGVNEKRLKQMNIPYQAIHIHPSSHAGYYPGAYPISLKLLFHPETGQIYGAQAIGADGVDKRIDVIATAIKGNLNVWDLAELELSYAPPYSSAKDPVNYAGYVAANIMDGLVETVQWHEIDDLVGNGATLIDVREPKEREAGYIPGSVNIPLNDLRSRLKELPENEMLYVTCQVGLRGYLAARILAEHGFRVKNLDGGWKTYAAVYKPS, encoded by the coding sequence ATGGGCAAAAAAATTCTCATTGTCGGCGGCGTAGCGGGAGGAGCCTCGGCAGCTGCCAGACTGCGGAGATTGGATGAGGACTCTGCCATTGTTTTAGTGGAGCGCGGTGAATATATTTCGTTTGCCAACTGCGGTCTGCCCTACTATATAGGAGAAACGATAACCGACCGCGATAAGCTCATGGTGCAGACCGTACCCGGTCTTAGCCGCCGCTACGAGCTGGATATTCGGAATCTTAGCGAAGTTACGTCCATACTGCGTGATGAAAAAATGGTTACGATTAAAAACCTTATTACCGGAGAAACCTACACCGAGGGTTATGATTATCTGATCCTATCACCCGGCGCGAAGCCGATTACGCCGGATATTCGCGGTCTGACCGGATCACCAAACGTCTTCACTTTACGCAATATCCCCGATACGGACCGCATTAAGCAGTACGTGGATGAAGTCCAGCCGAAGGAAGCCGTTATTGTCGGGGGTGGATTTATCGGGCTGGAAATGGCCGAGAATCTGGCGGATCGCGGCGTTCAGGTGACAGTCATCGAAATGGCCAACCAGGTGATGGCTCCGCTCGACTACGAAATGGCCGCAATCGTCCAATCGCATCTTAAGGAAAAAGAAGTCCGTCTGATTCTTGAGGATGGCATAAAAGGGTTTCATGAGGGCGGTCAACAAATCGAGCTTACCAGCGGCAAACGAATATCAACCGAGATGACCTTGCTCTCGATAGGCGTTCAGCCAGAGAGCTTGCTGGCATCAGCTGCCGGACTTCCCGTCAATGATCGCGGCGCGATTCAAGTTAACGAATATATGCAGACCGCTGACCCGAGCATTTATGCCATCGGCGATGCGATTGAGGTAAAGGATTATGTCCTTCAGAGCCAGGCCTTTATCCCGCTCGCCGGTCCTGCCAACCGGCAGGGGCGCCTGGTTGCAGACCACATCTATGGTAAAACCAATGGTTACAAAGGCACGCTCGGTTCGTCGATTGCCAAGGTCTTTGATCTAACGGTTGCTGCAACAGGCGTTAACGAAAAGCGCCTCAAACAGATGAACATCCCTTATCAAGCCATCCATATTCACCCCTCGTCTCATGCCGGATACTACCCCGGGGCGTATCCCATTTCCTTGAAGCTGTTATTCCATCCGGAAACAGGTCAAATCTATGGAGCGCAAGCGATTGGAGCAGATGGCGTGGATAAGCGAATCGATGTCATTGCTACAGCTATCAAGGGAAATCTCAATGTATGGGACCTGGCGGAGCTGGAGCTTTCCTACGCGCCCCCATATTCCTCCGCCAAAGACCCGGTTAACTATGCCGGATATGTTGCCGCCAACATCATGGACGGTTTGGTTGAAACGGTGCAGTGGCATGAAATCGACGACCTGGTCGGAAACGGTGCAACCTTGATCGACGTTCGTGAGCCTAAAGAAAGGGAAGCGGGTTATATCCCAGGTTCCGTCAACATTCCGCTTAACGATCTGCGCAGCCGACTGAAGGAATTGCCGGAGAATGAGATGCTGTACGTGACTTGCCAGGTTGGGCTGCGCGGATACTTGGCGGCCCGTATTTTGGCCGAGCATGGCTTCCGGGTTAAGAATCTCGACGGCGGCTGGAAAACATACGCAGCGGTTTACAAGCCATCCTAA
- a CDS encoding MBL fold metallo-hydrolase has product MTVRVMQAQEVAMKAIRKESLFILDVRNPSDYEDWKIEGEGIQHLNIPYFDLIDGVEEILDRIPKDQEVLVVCAKEGSSVMVAEMLAEHGRHVAYLKGGMKAWSEHLVPLKIGSLADGGTLYQFVRIGKGCLSYMAVSNGEAALFDATRMTEVYLDFAKSLNANIKHVFDTHLHADHISGGRLIAKQTGAGYWLPPKDAGEVAFKYEPLKNGGEVVIGGSTIRIEALHSPGHTIGSTSFVIDDQYLLTGDILFIDSIGRPDLAGLAEDWVGDLRETLYVRYTHLSDDLTVLPAHFMVMDELNEDGTVAKKLGELYRENHGLNIADEAEFRTLVTQNLPPQPNSYQEIRQTNMGKMNPDTEQQREMEIGPNRCAVR; this is encoded by the coding sequence ATGACAGTAAGAGTAATGCAAGCGCAAGAAGTGGCCATGAAGGCGATTCGCAAAGAGAGCCTGTTCATATTGGACGTGCGGAACCCATCGGATTACGAGGACTGGAAGATTGAAGGCGAAGGAATTCAGCATTTGAATATTCCCTACTTTGATTTGATTGACGGCGTGGAAGAAATTTTGGATCGAATCCCGAAGGATCAAGAAGTGCTCGTCGTATGCGCCAAGGAAGGCTCGTCGGTGATGGTGGCTGAGATGCTGGCCGAGCACGGCCGGCATGTGGCGTATTTGAAAGGCGGCATGAAGGCCTGGAGTGAACACCTTGTTCCCCTGAAGATCGGCAGTTTGGCAGATGGAGGCACGCTTTATCAGTTTGTTCGCATAGGCAAAGGCTGCTTGTCTTATATGGCGGTATCGAACGGTGAAGCGGCATTGTTTGACGCAACCCGTATGACGGAGGTATATCTTGATTTCGCAAAAAGCCTGAATGCAAACATCAAGCATGTGTTTGATACCCATCTCCATGCGGACCATATTTCCGGAGGACGATTGATTGCTAAGCAGACAGGAGCCGGATACTGGCTTCCGCCAAAGGATGCCGGCGAGGTGGCGTTTAAGTACGAACCGCTCAAGAACGGAGGCGAAGTGGTGATCGGCGGCAGCACAATTCGCATTGAAGCGCTCCATTCTCCGGGCCATACCATCGGGTCCACCTCGTTTGTAATTGATGATCAATATTTGCTGACAGGCGATATTCTGTTTATCGATTCCATCGGCCGTCCGGATCTGGCGGGGCTGGCGGAGGATTGGGTTGGCGACTTGCGGGAAACGCTCTATGTCCGCTACACCCATCTATCGGATGATCTGACCGTGCTGCCGGCGCATTTCATGGTCATGGACGAACTGAACGAGGACGGAACCGTCGCGAAGAAACTGGGAGAGCTATACCGGGAAAACCATGGACTCAACATCGCCGATGAGGCAGAGTTCCGGACGTTGGTCACGCAAAATCTGCCGCCGCAGCCTAACAGCTATCAGGAGATCCGCCAAACGAACATGGGTAAAATGAATCCGGATACGGAGCAGCAGCGAGAGATGGAGATCGGGCCGAACCGCTGCGCGGTACGTTAA
- a CDS encoding MATE family efflux transporter gives MLVRLRTQMNGLLQHHLSGESMDYRQIFALFFPILIDQAFIIGLNLVNTAMISSSGVSAVSAVNMVDSLNIFLINVFVAVATGGTVVVAQYKGSGNAMMVSRASAATVTSVAMIALAIALLIIGLHQPVLNLLFGSASPEVLESARVYLIGSSTSFIGIAIVQAVCGALRGIGKTRASLALSLIMNLLYVLLNIVFITLLNMGVMGMTLAINIARFAGAACALYYLFRVDATLHIRLRDLFHFPISMLRKIMFIGLPFAAEQMFFNGGKLLTQVFIVSLGTYAIATNAIGSSLAAVFQIPASALSLTIVTVVGQCIGRGNIADARKFIKSFLWLGAISLAFMGLILMPLYRPLVGLFNPPPEIVNDLFVVLLINTLVQVPLWSISFILPSALRAAGDSRFTSITSMLTMWLFRVILGYIMGIVLGWSILGVWLAMNCEWGVRGAIFLWRFRGKKWYAHKLI, from the coding sequence ATGTTGGTTCGATTACGAACCCAAATGAACGGTTTGCTTCAACATCATTTATCCGGGGAGTCGATGGACTACCGGCAGATTTTCGCTTTATTTTTTCCGATCTTGATTGATCAGGCATTCATCATCGGTTTGAATCTGGTCAACACCGCCATGATCAGTTCGTCGGGCGTATCGGCGGTCAGCGCCGTGAACATGGTGGATTCCCTGAATATTTTCCTGATCAATGTGTTCGTGGCGGTAGCAACCGGGGGCACCGTCGTCGTTGCACAATATAAGGGAAGCGGCAATGCCATGATGGTATCCCGGGCTTCTGCGGCTACTGTTACATCCGTGGCGATGATCGCTTTAGCGATCGCGCTGCTGATCATTGGGCTTCACCAGCCGGTGCTGAATCTGCTGTTCGGCTCAGCGTCACCCGAGGTGCTGGAGAGTGCGCGAGTATATCTGATCGGAAGCAGTACTTCCTTCATCGGAATTGCCATCGTGCAGGCGGTTTGCGGCGCGCTGCGGGGGATCGGCAAGACCCGGGCTTCACTGGCATTGTCGTTAATCATGAATCTGCTCTACGTTCTGCTCAACATCGTGTTCATCACCCTGCTGAATATGGGCGTTATGGGCATGACGCTGGCGATTAACATCGCCCGCTTTGCCGGTGCAGCCTGCGCGCTCTACTATCTGTTCAGAGTGGACGCCACGCTGCATATCCGCCTGCGAGATCTGTTTCATTTCCCGATATCCATGCTGCGCAAAATTATGTTTATCGGGCTTCCGTTTGCAGCCGAACAGATGTTTTTTAACGGAGGAAAGCTGTTAACCCAAGTGTTTATCGTCAGCTTGGGTACGTACGCCATAGCTACGAACGCGATCGGGTCTTCACTTGCGGCCGTCTTCCAAATTCCAGCCAGCGCGTTGTCCTTAACGATTGTGACCGTCGTTGGTCAATGCATTGGCCGCGGAAATATAGCGGATGCCCGGAAGTTCATCAAATCTTTTTTGTGGCTTGGCGCAATCTCGCTCGCCTTCATGGGTTTGATTTTGATGCCGCTCTACCGGCCGCTGGTCGGGCTGTTTAACCCGCCTCCGGAAATCGTGAACGATCTGTTTGTAGTGCTGTTGATTAACACCCTTGTACAGGTTCCGCTATGGTCGATAAGCTTTATTCTGCCTTCGGCGCTGCGTGCGGCAGGCGACTCGCGTTTTACCTCTATCACTTCGATGCTGACCATGTGGCTGTTCCGGGTGATTCTCGGTTATATTATGGGGATCGTTCTGGGCTGGAGCATCCTTGGCGTATGGCTGGCCATGAATTGTGAATGGGGAGTGCGGGGAGCGATTTTCCTATGGCGCTTCCGCGGCAAGAAATGGTATGCGCACAAGCTGATTTAA
- a CDS encoding rhodanese-like domain-containing protein, whose translation MDILNVSFIALIILFVVWRILPAQGVRQITSAQLEQELKDSNTIKQFIDVRTPGEFKGNHIRGFRNIPLDQLMSSSDSLSKDMEVVLICQSGMRSNKASKTLKKLGFETVTNVKGGMNRWS comes from the coding sequence ATGGATATACTCAATGTATCGTTCATTGCACTTATCATTCTGTTTGTCGTTTGGAGAATCCTCCCGGCTCAGGGAGTCAGGCAGATTACCTCGGCACAGCTGGAGCAAGAGCTTAAAGACAGCAACACAATCAAGCAGTTCATCGATGTCCGGACGCCGGGAGAGTTCAAGGGGAATCACATACGGGGTTTCCGGAATATTCCGCTGGACCAGCTCATGTCGAGCAGCGATTCGCTCTCCAAAGACATGGAAGTGGTATTGATCTGTCAAAGCGGCATGCGAAGCAACAAAGCGAGCAAAACTTTAAAGAAATTAGGCTTTGAGACGGTGACTAACGTGAAGGGCGGCATGAATCGCTGGTCTTAA
- a CDS encoding sulfite exporter TauE/SafE family protein, which produces MELIISFIITIFLIGFIGSYISGMVGIGGSIIKYPMLLYIPPLFGLAAFTAHEVSGISAVQVFFATIGGVWAYRKGGYLNKTLIIYMGSAILLGSFIGGFGSKMMSEGGINLIYGILALIAAIMMFIPNKGVDDIPLDQVKFNKWLAASLALVVGIGAGIVGAAGAFLLVPIMLVVLKIPTRMTIASSLAITFISSIGSTVGKLTTGQVDYIPALIMVVASLIASPLGAAAGKKMNTRILQIMLAVLILATAIKIWLDIL; this is translated from the coding sequence ATGGAACTAATCATATCCTTCATCATTACGATATTTTTAATCGGGTTCATTGGCTCTTATATATCAGGAATGGTTGGCATTGGAGGCTCGATCATCAAATACCCGATGCTGCTGTATATCCCGCCGTTATTCGGCCTTGCGGCTTTCACGGCGCATGAAGTATCGGGCATAAGCGCCGTACAGGTATTCTTCGCCACGATCGGCGGCGTGTGGGCATACCGTAAGGGCGGATATCTGAACAAAACGCTCATTATCTATATGGGTTCGGCCATACTGCTGGGCAGCTTCATCGGCGGTTTCGGCTCCAAGATGATGAGCGAAGGCGGCATCAATCTCATCTACGGCATATTGGCGCTGATTGCGGCCATTATGATGTTCATTCCGAACAAAGGGGTGGACGATATTCCGCTGGATCAGGTCAAGTTCAATAAATGGCTGGCCGCTTCGCTGGCTCTTGTGGTCGGTATCGGAGCTGGCATCGTCGGGGCGGCCGGGGCGTTCCTGCTCGTTCCGATCATGCTGGTTGTATTGAAAATACCGACGCGAATGACCATTGCGTCCTCGCTCGCAATCACCTTCATCTCATCCATCGGTTCTACGGTAGGGAAGCTGACGACGGGACAAGTGGATTATATCCCGGCCCTTATTATGGTTGTTGCCAGCTTGATCGCTTCTCCACTGGGAGCGGCCGCGGGCAAGAAGATGAACACGAGGATCCTGCAGATCATGCTGGCCGTTTTGATCCTGGCAACGGCTATCAAAATTTGGCTGGACATTCTATGA
- a CDS encoding saccharopine dehydrogenase family protein codes for MKERIVVVGGYGHVGRIICEELGEKYPGLVYAAGRSLERAERFSQETSGKVLPMRLDMGQPVMASEWERIKLVVMCLDQADDAWVGACIRSGTHYVDISAKAEFLNQVSKWKDAAEESGSSAILSVGLAPGLTNLMASWASKGLDVTESVDISIMLGLGDRHGKAAVEWTVDNLLSTFQVMENYRVKTVASFSDGRSVFFGEKIGRKSVYRFPFSDQSTLPNTLEVPTVSTRLGFDSSPLTTMLAGFRASGLHHLLKVKWIRNAAVKAFMNIRMGSDDVALKVEAQGKRRGKNSTVESLLVGRDQSRLTAKVAASVADAVYSGNIACGVFHIEQVFELASMKGWLEKEVRMEVWRDGKRGSM; via the coding sequence ATGAAGGAACGCATTGTGGTTGTAGGCGGATATGGGCATGTAGGAAGGATTATATGCGAGGAGTTAGGGGAGAAATATCCCGGTCTTGTATACGCTGCAGGAAGAAGTTTGGAAAGAGCCGAGCGTTTCAGTCAGGAGACAAGCGGGAAGGTGCTCCCCATGCGATTGGATATGGGGCAGCCGGTCATGGCGAGTGAGTGGGAACGGATCAAACTCGTGGTCATGTGTCTGGATCAGGCGGACGATGCCTGGGTCGGAGCTTGCATCCGGAGCGGGACCCACTATGTGGATATATCGGCAAAAGCCGAGTTTTTGAACCAAGTGTCGAAGTGGAAGGACGCAGCCGAGGAATCCGGGTCGTCAGCTATTCTGAGTGTAGGCCTGGCCCCGGGTTTAACCAATCTCATGGCAAGCTGGGCGAGCAAAGGTCTGGATGTAACAGAGTCGGTTGATATCTCGATTATGCTGGGATTAGGGGATCGGCACGGCAAGGCTGCCGTAGAGTGGACCGTGGACAATCTACTGTCCACCTTTCAGGTGATGGAGAACTATCGCGTTAAGACGGTTGCGAGTTTTTCGGATGGAAGGTCGGTTTTTTTTGGCGAAAAAATAGGACGTAAATCCGTGTATCGTTTCCCATTCTCGGATCAATCCACATTGCCCAACACCTTGGAAGTTCCCACCGTATCGACCCGGTTGGGTTTTGATTCTTCCCCTCTAACTACCATGCTTGCAGGATTCCGTGCATCCGGTCTGCATCATTTGCTTAAGGTTAAATGGATACGGAACGCTGCCGTGAAAGCTTTTATGAATATACGGATGGGATCCGATGATGTTGCTCTAAAAGTTGAAGCGCAGGGCAAGCGCCGTGGCAAAAACAGTACAGTTGAATCTTTGCTGGTCGGGCGGGATCAGTCCAGATTAACGGCTAAGGTAGCGGCGAGTGTTGCGGATGCTGTATACAGTGGGAATATCGCGTGCGGGGTGTTTCATATTGAACAAGTGTTTGAATTAGCGAGTATGAAGGGGTGGCTGGAGAAAGAGGTTCGCATGGAGGTATGGCGGGATGGGAAGAGAGGGAGTATGTAG
- a CDS encoding metal-sensitive transcriptional regulator codes for MDYNDQMKNRVKRIEGQLRGILKMMEENKDCKEVITQLSATRTAIDRTIGVVVSSNLVECVQKAEETGQDTEKLVVEAVNLLVKSR; via the coding sequence ATGGACTACAATGATCAAATGAAAAATCGGGTGAAACGCATCGAAGGTCAGCTTCGTGGCATTCTGAAAATGATGGAAGAGAACAAGGATTGCAAGGAAGTGATTACCCAGCTCTCCGCAACGCGGACGGCGATAGATCGGACGATCGGCGTTGTCGTCAGCTCCAACCTTGTGGAATGCGTACAGAAAGCTGAAGAGACCGGGCAGGACACGGAGAAGCTAGTGGTTGAAGCGGTCAATTTGCTAGTGAAAAGTAGATAA
- a CDS encoding sulfurtransferase TusA family protein, translating to MAAIESNMRLDAKGLACPMPIVRTKKAMKDLEAGHVLEVEATDKGSKADMQAWAESTGHQYLGTIEEGDVLKHYLRKSSGEETAERTYPHVASNDQLEEKLASGASIVVLDVREAAEFAFEHIRNAVSIPLGDLDERMAELNKEDEIYVICRTGTRSDLAAQKLSANGFAGIINVVPGMSGWRGETVGLNDNAV from the coding sequence ATGGCAGCAATTGAATCGAATATGAGGCTGGATGCTAAGGGGCTCGCTTGCCCGATGCCCATCGTCCGCACGAAAAAAGCGATGAAGGATCTTGAAGCCGGACATGTACTGGAGGTAGAGGCAACCGATAAAGGCTCCAAGGCCGACATGCAGGCATGGGCGGAAAGCACGGGGCATCAATATCTCGGAACGATTGAAGAGGGGGATGTGCTGAAGCACTACCTTCGCAAATCATCAGGAGAAGAAACGGCAGAACGAACTTATCCGCATGTAGCCTCTAATGATCAGCTGGAGGAGAAACTTGCGTCCGGAGCGTCAATCGTCGTTCTGGATGTAAGGGAAGCGGCGGAGTTTGCTTTCGAGCATATTCGCAATGCCGTATCGATTCCTCTTGGTGATCTGGATGAACGTATGGCTGAGCTGAACAAAGAGGATGAAATCTATGTCATCTGCCGTACCGGAACGCGGAGCGACCTGGCTGCGCAAAAGCTTTCAGCTAACGGCTTTGCAGGCATTATAAACGTCGTACCTGGCATGAGCGGCTGGCGTGGAGAAACTGTGGGCTTGAACGATAACGCAGTTTAA
- a CDS encoding sulfurtransferase TusA family protein, producing the protein MNADKVLDVKGLACPMPIVKTKKQMKEMQQGQVLEIHATDRGAKSDLTAWAKSTGNEMLEQAEDGGVLKFWIRKG; encoded by the coding sequence ATGAACGCGGATAAAGTATTGGATGTGAAAGGCTTGGCATGTCCCATGCCGATCGTGAAAACAAAGAAACAGATGAAAGAGATGCAACAAGGCCAAGTGCTTGAGATTCATGCAACGGATCGAGGCGCGAAGAGCGATTTGACGGCATGGGCCAAGTCGACGGGTAACGAGATGCTGGAGCAGGCAGAGGATGGGGGCGTATTGAAATTTTGGATTAGAAAGGGATAA
- a CDS encoding MFS transporter, whose protein sequence is MTNVKGAFAWLGFLVFFSVLNETVFNVALPDIARQFHVEPSTANWVNTGFMLTFAIGSFVYGKISDLYGIKKMLMIGIVTYGSGSMLGLAGHAYLPAVIAARFIQGAGASAIPALVMVMIVRYFDANQRGRAFGLIGSLVATGEGIGPVIGGVVAHYVHWSMLFVFPLMTLATIPFFLKVLPDETEQKGTIDVTGAVLLSVGVVLFTLFTTNEHWMYLAGCLAALVLFALRIKRASNPFIEPYLFVRKKFIAGTIAGCVILGMVAGFLSMVPYMMRSVHHLSTGMIGAGVMFPGAMSVMLFGILGGILVDKKGHHLVFYIGTLMIIGSFLTMAMLKDQSPWIVTAMLIFVFGGLSFVKTVISTVVSDSLEEKEAGAGMGMLNFTCFLSEGIGVAIVGGLLSRGLLEFPLLPMLRNAGTDLYSNLLLLFSLVIVAGSMIYTLTYVGKRSRRI, encoded by the coding sequence ATCACAAATGTGAAAGGCGCGTTTGCCTGGCTGGGATTTTTGGTGTTTTTCAGCGTTTTGAATGAAACCGTGTTTAATGTGGCACTGCCGGATATCGCCAGGCAATTTCATGTGGAGCCATCGACGGCCAATTGGGTCAATACAGGCTTTATGCTGACGTTTGCCATAGGTTCATTTGTGTACGGAAAAATATCGGATCTGTACGGGATCAAAAAAATGCTCATGATAGGTATCGTAACGTACGGCAGCGGCTCTATGCTGGGATTAGCGGGACATGCCTATTTACCTGCTGTGATTGCGGCAAGATTTATTCAGGGGGCGGGAGCCTCTGCCATCCCTGCGCTGGTCATGGTCATGATTGTACGTTATTTCGATGCCAATCAACGCGGAAGAGCGTTTGGTCTTATAGGATCACTGGTTGCAACGGGCGAAGGTATCGGGCCTGTCATCGGAGGCGTCGTTGCCCATTATGTGCACTGGTCCATGTTGTTTGTTTTTCCTCTTATGACACTTGCCACGATTCCTTTCTTCTTAAAAGTGCTACCGGATGAAACTGAACAGAAAGGGACCATTGATGTTACGGGGGCAGTTCTGCTCTCGGTTGGCGTAGTGCTATTTACCTTGTTTACGACCAATGAACATTGGATGTATCTGGCTGGCTGTTTAGCAGCGCTCGTATTATTCGCCTTACGAATCAAGCGGGCTTCCAATCCATTTATCGAACCGTATTTATTTGTAAGGAAGAAGTTCATCGCCGGGACGATCGCGGGCTGCGTTATTTTGGGCATGGTAGCCGGATTTCTATCCATGGTGCCTTATATGATGAGAAGCGTCCACCATCTGTCAACGGGCATGATTGGCGCGGGGGTTATGTTCCCTGGTGCCATGAGTGTCATGCTGTTTGGCATATTAGGGGGCATACTCGTTGATAAGAAAGGTCATCATCTTGTGTTCTATATAGGCACCTTGATGATTATCGGTAGTTTTTTAACTATGGCGATGCTGAAGGATCAATCACCTTGGATTGTAACGGCCATGCTGATTTTTGTATTTGGAGGCCTTTCTTTTGTGAAGACGGTGATTTCAACCGTCGTTTCCGATTCGCTGGAAGAGAAGGAAGCGGGAGCTGGGATGGGAATGCTTAATTTTACATGCTTCTTATCTGAGGGGATTGGAGTGGCAATTGTAGGAGGTTTGCTTTCCAGAGGATTGCTGGAATTCCCACTTCTTCCGATGTTACGGAATGCTGGGACAGACTTATACAGCAACTTGCTGCTTCTGTTTTCGTTGGTTATCGTAGCTGGAAGTATGATCTATACATTGACTTATGTCGGAAAAAGAAGCAGACGAATCTAA
- a CDS encoding LuxR C-terminal-related transcriptional regulator: MGTHLNSLLNKIAALGRALSNSQTYRSELMKQLRCWIPFESACFTTVDPRTLLSTGAITDEDIEAIHDRLFEYEYLHSDYNHFHKLANSMEKVATLSGATNGALNTSPRYLNVLQPAGFHDEMRAALVADGMCWGYLTIFRQEGQPFFSEEERQLLSSLAPFMAAMLRDRSLPRSPVDGIDHMPEPGLLVLSETLDILSYNASARQWMSLLQDAEGMDAASLPRPLRAVCFRALSESSRGTAYSTGAHTRVRLSNGSFASIRACLLHGPDSLAKLAVTLEPANTTDMLPLISDALGLTERENEVISGILRGLSTKELAQSLFISPYTIQDHLKSIFVKTGVNSRRELIWQLHSKYSLSP, encoded by the coding sequence ATGGGCACACATCTTAACAGCTTATTGAATAAAATAGCGGCTCTTGGCAGGGCTTTATCTAATTCCCAAACCTACCGGAGCGAACTCATGAAGCAATTGCGCTGCTGGATTCCTTTCGAATCGGCTTGCTTTACGACGGTAGATCCACGTACATTGCTCTCGACGGGTGCGATCACGGATGAAGACATTGAGGCAATCCATGATCGCCTGTTCGAGTATGAATATCTGCACAGCGATTACAATCACTTTCATAAACTGGCGAACTCCATGGAGAAGGTGGCTACGCTAAGCGGAGCTACGAACGGGGCTCTGAACACAAGCCCTCGTTATCTGAACGTCCTGCAGCCGGCAGGCTTTCATGATGAGATGCGTGCCGCATTGGTAGCGGACGGCATGTGTTGGGGATATCTGACGATATTCCGTCAGGAGGGCCAGCCCTTTTTTAGCGAGGAGGAACGGCAGCTACTCTCTTCCCTGGCACCATTCATGGCGGCCATGCTGCGTGATCGAAGTCTTCCGCGATCCCCCGTTGATGGAATAGATCACATGCCTGAGCCTGGTTTATTGGTGCTGTCCGAAACGCTCGATATTCTTTCATATAATGCTTCTGCACGGCAGTGGATGTCATTGCTCCAGGATGCAGAGGGTATGGATGCCGCTTCGCTCCCCCGCCCGCTGCGGGCAGTCTGCTTCCGAGCTTTGTCCGAGAGCTCCCGAGGTACGGCCTATTCGACGGGCGCTCATACTCGCGTCAGGCTAAGTAATGGCTCCTTTGCCAGCATACGGGCATGCCTTCTGCATGGTCCCGATTCTCTTGCCAAGCTTGCAGTCACGCTTGAGCCTGCCAATACAACGGATATGCTGCCGCTTATCTCGGATGCGTTGGGATTAACGGAGCGCGAGAACGAAGTGATCAGCGGAATTCTGCGAGGATTATCCACCAAGGAGCTTGCTCAATCCCTGTTTATCTCCCCCTACAC